DNA from bacterium:
GCGGGCGATCCACCGCGCGAGTTTGCGCGCGCGGGCGCCCTACCTGCGTCTCAACTGCGCGGCGGTGCCCGAGGAGCTGATCGAAAGCGAGCTGTTCGGCGTGGTGCGCGGGGCCTACACGGGCGCCGTCGAGACGCGCGAGGGCAAGTTCGGCGCGGCGAACGGGGGCACGCTCTTCCTCGACGAGATCGCCGACATGAGCCCGCGCACCCAAACGAAGCTGCTGCGAGCGCTGCAAGAGGGTGAGATCGAGAAGGTGGGCAGCCACGAGGTCGAGAAGGTGGACGTGCGCGTGCTCTCGGCCACGAACAAGAAGCTCGAGGACGAGGTGGCCGCCGGCCGCTTCCGCGAGGACCTCTACTATCGCCTGGCCGTGGTGCCCATCCACCTGCCGCCGCTCAGGGCGCGCAAGGAGGACATCCCGCTGCTCGCCGCGCACTTCGCCGCGCGCTACGCCGAGGAGAACGCGCTCGCCGCGCGCGAGCTGGACCCCGCCGTGCTCGCGCGGCTCGCGCGGAACGACTGGCCGGGCAACATTCGCGAGCTGCGCAACGTGGTGGAGCGGGTCTTGATCATGGGGCCGGGCGAGCTGCCGGCGGCGCTGGGCGAAGGCCGACCCGCCCCCGGGGGCGGCTTGCCGAGGGGCGAGGCCGAGCTGCTGGCGGCCGTCGCCGAACGCCTGCTCGGGCGGCCGCTGAAGGAGGCGCGCATCGGCCTCGAGAGGGCGCTGGTGAGCGCGGCGCTCGCGCGGCACGGGGGGAACGTCACGCGGGCGGCCAGCGACCTCGGCCTCGAGCGCACGAACCTGCACAAGAAGATCAAGCAGCTCGGCATGGAAGCCGACTGACCCCCGCACGGCTTTCGTGCTAGGATAGGCGGCGCCGCGGGCGAGCCGCCCGCTGAAGGGGGGGACCGCCGATGACTGCCAAGCCACGTGGTGGAGCGAGCATTTCCACCATCGGACCTCGGCCTCAGAGTGAGTGGATCGGTGGCATCGAAGCGGCGCCATTCCTCGTCGGTCCGCGCGGAGCGGCCAAGCGGCCGCTGGTCGTGCTCTGGGTGGAGCTGCCCGAAGGCTTCGTCGTGGGGGCGGATGTGGCGGAGGCAGACGATGCCGCTGGGGTGTTGGGTCGCACCCTCCAGGCCGCAATGGCCCAGCCGAAGATCGGATCGCCGCGGCGACCGGGCCGTATCCGTGTCGCCTCCCAGGAGATGGCCGAGGAGCTTCGCGATCTCCTGGGTGAGGGATTCCCAATCGTCGTCGCGCCGACGCCGGAGCTCGAGGAGCCCTTCACAGCGCTGGAAGCGTCCATGGAGAAGGCGGGCGACGCGGACTACGAAGTGGATACCTGGCTGGGCGATGGGCTCGTCGAGCCCAAGACGGTCGCCGACCTGCACCAGATCGCCGCGGCCTTCTACCGCTTGGCGCCCTGGCGCGGGGTCTCGGACGATCAACCGATTCGCGTGGACATCCCCGCGCTGGACGTCGAAGGGGCTTGCCTCATCATCTTCGGCGGTATGGGAGAGAGCTTCGGTTTCGCCATCTTCCCATCGCTGGCGGGCTACGAGCGCTTCGTGGCGGCGGCTGACCAGTTCGAGAAGCGAAAGCGGCGCCCCGACCTGGGCACCGGCTACCTGGCGCTCAACTTCGAACCCGGAGCCGAGCAAGCCGACGCCATGCGTCGCGAGGTGGCGGGACACGGCTGGCCGGTCGCCGGCGCCGATGCCTACCCCCGCGTCTACCGCCGTGAGCGCGATGGCTTCCCGCTGCCCCTCGAGGATCGCGACGTCAAGATCGTCAGTGCCACGGCCTCGGCCTTCGCTGCCTTCTTCATCAGACACGGGAAGCTGTTCTCCCAGGACTTCATCGAACCTGTCTGCGAGTCCTGCTACGACAGCGATGACCTGGAAGTGATCTTCTGCGTGCCCTACGAGGCCTACGCCGACTTCACAGTTGATGGCGAGCTGCCGGGGCGGGCGGGCCGGAACGAATTGCCCAAGCCGGGACGCAACGCGCCTTGTCACTGCGGCAGCGGCCGCAAGTACAAGCACTGCTGCCTGTCCCGCGATCGAACCGCGGCTGCCGAGAAGTCCGGTCCCTCAGTTGGAGAGAGCTTGGTGAGCAAGCTCACGCACTTCGCCGAAGACCGCTTCGGCGATGCCTGGCACCGCCACGAGCAGGTCTTCGTTGATCCGCAAGACAGCATGCAGCTTTGCGGTCCCTGGTCGCTCTACGGTTTCGAAGTCGAAGGTGCCACCGTAGCCGATCACTATCTCAAGGCGCGCGGCGGGAAGCTCTCCACCGCCGAACGCGCCCTGCTCGAGGCCGAGCGCGCCGGCTGGCTCTCGATCTGGGAAGCGATGGCGGTCGAGCCTGGCGCCGGCCTGACCCTGCGCGACCTGCTCACGGAGGAGACGCGGCAGGTCACCGAGAGAGCCGCCTCGCGCGCTCTCGTTCGCTACGACGTCATTCTCGCGCGGGTGATCGACTACGAGGGTGGCTCTGTACTCAGCGCCCTTCACCCGCGCTTGCTGCCGCCTGCGCACGGCGCGGAGGTGCTGCGCGTAGCGCTCGGCCGGTTGCGCCGCCGACGCGCCGTGCGGGTGGAGCGCCTGCGGGACAGCAAGTTCGGCGAGTTCCTGATCCGCCGGTGGGAGAGGGAGGTCGCCACCGTGGATGCGTTCCGGACGAGGCCGATTCAGCTCAACAACATGGACGGCGACCCTTTCGAGATCGTTCGCGATCGCTTCGCGATCAAGCCCGGATCCGCCGCGGAGGTCCGGGCGCGGCTGGCGAGCCTGCCGGACGTCGATCTGCCGGAGGGAAGCAAGGGGCCGATCGTTTTCATGCAGCCCTCAGGTCCGGCGGGTTCCCAGCGCGCGCCCATCCTGGTCGGTCGCGGGGTGATCACCGGTGAGGTCCTGACCCTGGACACGAACTCCGCGTCGCGGGCCGACGCCCTGCGCAAGCGCATCGAGACCGCCTGCCGCTTCCTGATCGCTCACGAGGCGCGCGAAACCCAGGACCTGCCGCCGCTGGCTTCGGATGACGATGCGCGGAAGGGCTTGCGGGCGGTGCCGGACCTGGACGATCAAGAGGTAGCGCTCGAGTTCAAGCGGCGGCACTACGCGACTTGGCCAGATCATCCGCTGCCCGCGCTGAGGGGCAAGACGCCGCGGCAAGCGGCGCGGACCGCGCAGGGGCGCCGCGACCTGGACACTCTGCTCAAGTACCCCGAGAACATGGAGCTGCGCGCGGAAGGCGAAGCCGGCTTCGACTTCCGCGCGCTGCGCCGCGAGCTGGGGCTCGAGTAGCGCGCCCTACTCGCCGCCGAAGTAGAGCGTGAAGCCGGCGATGACGCTCCACTGGTCGTAGTCGAAGTCCTCGGCGTCTGCGAGGTCGGCGTCGCCGAGGTCGCGGTCGGCGTCGATGAACTCGAAGCGCGCCTCCAGGAACATCGCCAGGCGCGAGGAGCTGGCGAACTCGGCGCCGGCGCCGATGAGCCAGCCGAAGGCGCTGTCACTCGTGTCGGCCTCGAGGTTCCCCAGGCTCTCCTCGAGATCGCCAAAGTCGTAGCCGATATAGCGCCACTGCGCGCCGGCCGTGGCATAGGGCGTGAGGGCCGCGAGCGGCAGGTAGAGGCGGGCCATCGCCGAGACCGGCACGCTGTGGGCCTGGTACTCCACGCGCTCGCCGACCGCCGGGGTGACGGTGAAGTCCTCGTCCAGCTTGTAGGCGATGGCGCCGACGAAGCCGAGCAGGGCGGCCGGGCGCAGCTCGACCTGCGCGCCGAGCAGGGGGCTGCCGCTCTCGGCGTCGCCGGAGGCGCCGTAGCCGCCGTGGACGCCGAGGCCGAGGCCGGTGGGCGCCGCGAGGGCGGCGCCCGTGGCGAAGTCGAGCACGAGGGCAATGAGGCTGAGCATCAGGGTGTGGCGCGGCTGCATGGGGGCTCCCCCTTGAGGTGAGATGGGACTTCGGGCTGTTTGCCGTCCTCGCGAATGCTAGGCAGGTGACGGGCGCCTGTCAAAGAGGGGTGGACGGCCGGCCGGCACGCCGTGAAGTTTGCTCACGCCCCCGGAGGCCGGGCCGGGGGCCGCAACCGAGCGGACAGATTGGTTAAGCGATTGATATAGTGTCAGTTGACCAGATGGTATCCGCCCCGCATCGGCGCGGGGAAGCGGGCACGGGCCTTGCCTTCACCCCCTCGGAAGCCAACCCCCGAGCCCCGAGGAGGCCACCTGATGAAGCACCGACTCCACCCCTTCCGCGCCCTGTCCCTTCTGGCCGTGCCGCTCACGGCCCTCTTCCTTCTGAGCGGCTGCGAGCACACTACGCCTAGCGAAACCCCGCCCGACGCCGAGGTCGCCGCGGACTTCGCCGTCAGCGCACAGTCCGCGGCCACCGTCAACGAGAACCTCGAGCTGGCCGAGCTCTTCGCGAATCCGATGGGCACGGCCGCCGACGGTCTCGGCCTTACCGAAGACACCGCCTTCGATCCCTGGACGGGCGATGGCGTCGACTTCCCGCAGCTCGCCCTGCTGAACGCCGAGGGCTTCCGCGGCGCGGCCGGCCTGCGCGCGGGCTTCGCGCTCACTGCGAAGGAGAGCCGCAAGGCCACGGCCGCGCTGCCCGAGTTCTCGGACAGCTTCGAGCGCGCCGAGGGCGACACTCTCTTCGTCGAGTACATCGCGAACGGCGTCTTCACGGGCCTGAACGCCGTCATCGAAGCGGCCGGGCCCGACATGGTGCGCGTCGTCAGCATCCGCGACTTCCTGCATCCCATGCCCTTCCAGCCCGAGCACACCGAATCCGAGCTGCTCATCGACACGCAGGGCACCCTGCTCGACAACAGCGACGACGAGATCCACCGCGCCTGGATGCTCGAGGAGTGGGCCAGCGGCCAGCGCGCCGAGGGCGAGATCCTGCCCGCCAGCGGCAGCGGCCCGATCGGCCCGGACACGCTGGTCGTCGCCAGCTTCCGCGTCGACGATCCCATGCACCGCCCGCTGGTCGAGTGGGTCGAGAGCGAAGCCCGCATGGAGCCCGGCGAGCTGGACGTCGACGGCGATGAGGTCATGCACCGCTTCGCCCACACCGTCCACTTCCGCAACGGCGCCGAGCACGAGGCCGTGATCGAGGCCGTGGGCGGCGGCGCCATCGTCGACGGCAGCGAGGTCACCATCGTGGCCACGCACACCGCCGCGCCGGCGAATCCCTGGCTCGAGAGCGTGGTCGATACGATCCGCGGCAACCTGGGTGTCCTGACCGACGAGATGGACGACCTGCTGCTCGAGATCGGCCGCGTCTCCACCTTCGACGGC
Protein-coding regions in this window:
- a CDS encoding sigma-54-dependent Fis family transcriptional regulator, yielding MTRGRLLVVDDELNVRRSMEMIHEGAGYEVHCVETGEAALDFLAACSEGARPDLVYLDIQMPGIDGLETLARIRERWPGQAVVMVSGHANVEGAVSAMKAGALDFLEKGFSKARLLATTAAALERGELRREVAALRDRVEGAGEILGRSEAIAALREQIARVAPTPARVLITGESGTGKELVARAIHRASLRARAPYLRLNCAAVPEELIESELFGVVRGAYTGAVETREGKFGAANGGTLFLDEIADMSPRTQTKLLRALQEGEIEKVGSHEVEKVDVRVLSATNKKLEDEVAAGRFREDLYYRLAVVPIHLPPLRARKEDIPLLAAHFAARYAEENALAARELDPAVLARLARNDWPGNIRELRNVVERVLIMGPGELPAALGEGRPAPGGGLPRGEAELLAAVAERLLGRPLKEARIGLERALVSAALARHGGNVTRAASDLGLERTNLHKKIKQLGMEAD
- a CDS encoding porin family protein, with translation MQPRHTLMLSLIALVLDFATGAALAAPTGLGLGVHGGYGASGDAESGSPLLGAQVELRPAALLGFVGAIAYKLDEDFTVTPAVGERVEYQAHSVPVSAMARLYLPLAALTPYATAGAQWRYIGYDFGDLEESLGNLEADTSDSAFGWLIGAGAEFASSSRLAMFLEARFEFIDADRDLGDADLADAEDFDYDQWSVIAGFTLYFGGE